Proteins encoded by one window of Blautia luti:
- a CDS encoding PadR family transcriptional regulator, with protein MDAHIKKVYVPMTETSFYILLCLRTPNHGYGIVQKVKELTDNEVVLGPGTMYGSLSKLEKDGLIHFIREEDKRKIYEITELGTEVLELELKRIRRLYRNAQEVTK; from the coding sequence ATGGATGCACATATAAAAAAAGTTTACGTTCCTATGACGGAGACAAGCTTTTACATATTGTTATGTCTTCGTACCCCGAATCATGGGTACGGGATTGTACAAAAGGTAAAAGAGCTGACAGATAATGAAGTGGTGCTCGGTCCGGGAACCATGTATGGAAGCCTTTCGAAGCTGGAGAAGGATGGTCTGATTCATTTTATTCGGGAGGAAGACAAGAGGAAGATTTATGAGATCACAGAACTTGGCACAGAAGTTCTGGAGCTTGAACTGAAGAGAATCCGCAGGTTGTATCGGAATGCACAGGAGGTAACGAAATGA
- a CDS encoding DUF2812 domain-containing protein, whose product MKELKKEFRWFNIMEYEKEENYLSKRHQEGWKFKRMTFPGVYTFERCEPEKVIYQLDYNKEGIKHQMEYVRMFEDCGWEYLTEFDGYNYFRKPADKMQQEEEIFCDDISRLDMMNRIFIGRVIPLIVILCSLIWQLYISATDHSERGWLPVFIVLVIIYIITFLQFAVKYFAFRKKVK is encoded by the coding sequence ATGAAAGAACTCAAAAAAGAATTTCGCTGGTTTAACATCATGGAGTACGAAAAAGAAGAAAATTACCTGAGTAAAAGACACCAGGAAGGCTGGAAATTCAAGAGAATGACTTTCCCTGGTGTGTATACATTTGAGCGGTGTGAGCCTGAGAAAGTGATTTACCAGTTGGATTACAATAAAGAAGGAATCAAACACCAGATGGAATATGTGCGGATGTTTGAGGATTGCGGCTGGGAATACCTGACAGAGTTTGATGGCTATAATTATTTCCGCAAGCCGGCAGATAAGATGCAGCAGGAAGAAGAAATATTCTGTGACGACATCTCCCGCCTGGATATGATGAATCGGATTTTTATAGGAAGAGTAATTCCGTTGATCGTAATTCTTTGCAGTCTGATCTGGCAGCTTTATATATCTGCGACAGACCATAGTGAACGGGGTTGGTTGCCGGTATTTATTGTATTAGTGATTATATACATTATTACTTTCCTACAGTTTGCAGTAAAATATTTTGCATTTCGGAAAAAGGTAAAATAA
- a CDS encoding RNA polymerase sigma factor: MKDNEIISLFELRDEHAIEALSDKYHPYCYKIAWNLLTNKEDSEECLNDTWFSVWSLIPPKKPSVLSHFCGRITRNLSIDRLRKKYADRRPDVHMADVLGEMDQLSVTYTIEDQLAEKELLEIINDFLGKMNAEDRDIFVRRYWFFDSVAAIAKRHAVSVGSVKMNLYRSRKKLLKVLKKEGKHL, translated from the coding sequence ATGAAAGACAATGAAATCATATCTTTGTTTGAGCTAAGGGATGAGCATGCGATTGAAGCATTGAGCGACAAGTATCATCCTTACTGCTATAAGATTGCCTGGAATCTGCTTACAAATAAAGAAGATTCGGAAGAATGCCTGAATGATACCTGGTTTTCGGTCTGGTCGCTGATCCCGCCGAAGAAGCCTTCTGTATTATCACATTTTTGTGGCAGGATCACGAGAAATTTAAGCATTGACCGCCTGCGCAAAAAATATGCTGACAGGCGCCCGGATGTACATATGGCAGACGTTTTGGGTGAAATGGATCAGCTGAGTGTTACCTATACCATTGAAGATCAGCTGGCAGAAAAAGAACTGTTGGAAATTATCAATGATTTTCTTGGAAAAATGAATGCAGAGGACAGAGATATTTTCGTGAGAAGATACTGGTTTTTTGATTCTGTTGCGGCGATTGCCAAGAGGCATGCGGTGTCCGTCGGAAGTGTGAAAATGAATCTGTACCGGAGCAGAAAGAAGCTGTTGAAGGTCTTAAAAAAGGAAGGAAAACACTTATGA
- a CDS encoding DUF4179 domain-containing protein, translated as MKKFDFSKEFGNIDPKYISEAEGEWKGKKKAWAPSFWSKLAVACVILALISTVLSNPKVQAAIKSLALSIGETLGFQKEIESYTEDLNISRSDQGITVNLKEVVLDEGVLLFRVHAEIDAPEENQQEKSVDISSFKNTGITLDMDKTTINGQKLDEYMNAEYSPYSVDDLLDADADRDEEEYDRVQEYRFHAPTDLGENPEVHFVLNAYDYDDWEKSVAEFTFDFNISREKILKQTTNKKLENISVQTEEGTVTLKDIFLNKLQSSISADVPEKLFQKYDVELRGTDSKGNKVRYELRDDAETGAINRIWKFKTDFWRTYGSAGDDERPEIPDPESEYLELQFYLKCDDIMESSVTETYDLDDDTYAEEEGKVYDASDDSAWKAVGEKIRINIR; from the coding sequence ATGAAAAAATTCGATTTTTCAAAAGAATTTGGCAATATTGATCCGAAATATATCAGCGAAGCAGAGGGAGAATGGAAAGGGAAGAAAAAAGCCTGGGCGCCATCATTCTGGAGTAAACTGGCAGTTGCCTGCGTGATCCTGGCACTGATTTCCACTGTCCTATCGAACCCGAAAGTGCAGGCTGCGATTAAAAGTCTTGCTTTATCCATAGGAGAAACTCTGGGATTTCAGAAGGAAATTGAGTCCTACACGGAGGATTTGAACATATCCAGGAGCGATCAGGGAATCACTGTGAACTTAAAAGAAGTTGTTCTGGATGAAGGTGTTTTGCTGTTCAGAGTGCATGCAGAAATTGATGCTCCTGAAGAAAATCAGCAGGAAAAATCTGTAGATATTTCATCTTTTAAGAATACGGGAATTACACTTGATATGGACAAAACAACAATAAACGGACAGAAGCTTGATGAATATATGAATGCGGAATATTCTCCTTATTCTGTGGATGATTTATTAGACGCAGATGCCGACAGAGATGAAGAGGAATATGACCGTGTACAGGAGTATCGCTTTCATGCACCGACAGATCTCGGAGAAAATCCAGAAGTACATTTTGTACTCAATGCGTATGACTATGATGACTGGGAGAAATCTGTAGCAGAATTTACATTTGATTTCAATATTTCGCGAGAAAAAATCCTGAAGCAGACAACGAATAAAAAACTGGAAAATATTTCTGTTCAGACGGAAGAAGGCACGGTAACACTGAAAGATATTTTCCTGAACAAGTTACAAAGCAGTATCTCAGCAGATGTGCCGGAAAAACTGTTTCAGAAGTATGATGTTGAGCTGCGTGGAACGGACAGTAAAGGAAACAAAGTGCGGTATGAACTGAGAGACGATGCAGAAACAGGCGCCATCAATCGGATCTGGAAATTTAAGACAGATTTCTGGAGAACTTATGGAAGTGCAGGAGATGATGAAAGACCGGAAATTCCTGATCCTGAGAGTGAATATCTGGAATTACAGTTTTATCTGAAATGTGATGATATAATGGAAAGCAGTGTTACTGAAACGTATGATTTAGATGATGATACTTATGCCGAGGAGGAAGGCAAAGTCTATGATGCTTCAGATGATTCTGCATGGAAAGCTGTTGGAGAGAAGATACGGATCAATATCAGATGA
- a CDS encoding M28 family metallopeptidase, which yields MKKMIIFALIMAISVATPIQAMAESVTQSDVEMQPSEQNIEQIIDEITSEPHPINSDAIQNVKEYIIQYWGDLGYDEIECQKFEYNDENNENAIRRSSQADVFLAPTAENATIDGTGENIIVTKKSFTDMTKNLIISAHYDSAEDSVGANDNGSGVAAVLELARILKDTEMPYNVKFILFSGEEKYMLGSRWYVGNLSEDEWKQIIGVINIDTIAEKSDLGYMAMIEGNKRPDDIEYDDERLKKLAELNKNSMSDLFTSSDRFYLTMATNSDHYPFALVDIPAVSIVQDWQDGLNVNDSSDVKENMDMQRIVEVIEKVTEVLSEIPSNN from the coding sequence ATGAAAAAGATGATCATATTTGCCTTAATTATGGCTATATCCGTAGCAACACCAATCCAGGCAATGGCAGAAAGTGTTACACAGTCTGACGTGGAAATGCAGCCTTCGGAACAGAACATTGAGCAGATCATTGATGAGATTACGTCTGAACCGCATCCAATAAATTCTGATGCGATCCAGAATGTAAAGGAATACATCATCCAATATTGGGGTGATTTGGGATATGACGAGATAGAATGTCAGAAGTTTGAATATAATGATGAAAATAATGAGAATGCAATACGGCGTTCCTCACAGGCAGATGTATTTCTGGCACCAACGGCCGAAAATGCAACTATTGACGGCACTGGTGAAAATATTATTGTGACAAAAAAGTCATTCACTGATATGACGAAAAATCTGATCATAAGTGCCCATTATGACAGTGCAGAAGATTCGGTAGGAGCCAATGATAACGGTTCCGGAGTGGCAGCAGTACTTGAACTGGCAAGAATTTTAAAAGATACAGAGATGCCGTATAATGTAAAATTCATCCTGTTTTCGGGCGAAGAAAAATATATGCTGGGTTCAAGATGGTATGTTGGCAATCTGTCTGAGGACGAGTGGAAGCAGATCATCGGAGTAATAAATATTGATACCATCGCAGAAAAAAGTGATCTGGGTTATATGGCGATGATCGAAGGAAACAAACGACCAGATGATATAGAGTATGACGATGAGAGACTGAAAAAACTGGCCGAGTTAAATAAAAACAGCATGTCAGATTTATTTACATCCAGTGACAGATTCTACCTGACAATGGCAACTAACAGTGACCATTATCCATTTGCTTTGGTGGATATCCCGGCAGTTTCCATTGTCCAGGACTGGCAGGATGGATTGAACGTGAATGACAGTTCTGATGTAAAAGAGAATATGGATATGCAGAGGATTGTGGAAGTGATTGAGAAGGTTACGGAAGTGCTTTCTGAGATACCATCAAATAATTAA
- a CDS encoding RNA polymerase sigma factor translates to MENRRGYRDDMLLFHAIIQKNINFLRRSSKKYDFIIENIFEEMNIIDDIKIIELYFERNEQAIKETDIKYGKFCRNMAYKILNNHQDSEECVNTTYLEMWDRIPPTRPAKFKAYISRIVRSTSVDRVRHLTAKKRSADMVMALDELTEVLPDERHAPGRNDEEIGKLLSIFLRKQKEEVQRVFVLKYFYFESNRAIAEKYGFTERKVTNMLARTRNKLKKYLIEEGIYI, encoded by the coding sequence ATGGAGAATAGAAGGGGCTATCGTGATGATATGCTCCTTTTTCATGCTATAATTCAAAAAAATATAAATTTTTTGAGACGATCATCAAAAAAATACGACTTTATAATTGAAAACATTTTTGAGGAGATGAACATCATAGACGATATAAAAATCATAGAGCTTTATTTTGAAAGAAATGAGCAGGCGATTAAGGAAACGGATATAAAATATGGGAAGTTCTGTCGTAATATGGCCTATAAAATTCTGAATAATCACCAGGATTCGGAAGAGTGTGTAAATACCACTTATTTAGAAATGTGGGATAGAATCCCACCGACAAGGCCTGCTAAATTTAAAGCTTATATTTCCAGAATTGTCAGAAGTACTTCTGTAGATAGAGTAAGGCATCTGACAGCTAAAAAGAGGTCGGCTGATATGGTTATGGCATTGGATGAACTTACAGAGGTACTGCCAGATGAAAGACATGCGCCTGGAAGGAACGATGAAGAGATTGGAAAATTGCTCAGTATTTTTCTTCGTAAACAAAAAGAAGAGGTTCAGAGGGTGTTTGTTCTAAAGTATTTTTATTTCGAATCTAACAGGGCTATTGCGGAAAAATATGGTTTTACTGAACGCAAAGTAACGAATATGCTGGCCCGTACCAGAAATAAATTAAAAAAATATCTGATTGAGGAGGGAATCTACATATGA
- a CDS encoding TraL conjugative transposon family protein: MNIPRIVNAIGYIDDDLITAALEDPPRKRYNLIIKWLSAFACLALVMIIRSVFCNSEEYKCRE, from the coding sequence ATGAATATACCAAGAATTGTAAATGCTATCGGTTATATTGATGATGACCTTATCACGGCAGCACTGGAAGATCCGCCGAGGAAAAGGTATAATCTTATAATTAAATGGCTGTCGGCTTTCGCCTGTTTGGCACTGGTTATGATTATTCGATCTGTTTTCTGCAATAGTGAAGAGTATAAGTGCAGAGAATAA
- a CDS encoding DUF4869 domain-containing protein, with amino-acid sequence MLNVYLGKMDEAVYYPPVYFDNRYEDEWIIDKRSIEIIRDVDKSDVVSAHLIESPVLGPISPKDLSGGVKTILLMLFDETGRIFNASACGDNCAKWILKIAESKNLTINLRHIMEFGDGEFEMKILNTGEIVHNMPEFVSVAGLYV; translated from the coding sequence ATGTTGAATGTGTACCTGGGAAAAATGGACGAGGCAGTTTATTACCCACCAGTTTATTTTGATAATCGATATGAGGATGAATGGATCATAGACAAGCGGTCTATTGAGATTATTCGAGATGTGGACAAATCCGATGTGGTAAGTGCGCATCTGATTGAAAGCCCGGTTCTTGGACCTATTTCGCCTAAGGATTTATCAGGTGGCGTAAAGACGATATTGTTGATGTTATTTGATGAAACAGGAAGAATTTTTAATGCATCAGCATGTGGGGACAACTGTGCAAAATGGATTTTGAAAATTGCTGAAAGCAAAAATTTGACAATTAATCTCAGACATATTATGGAATTCGGAGATGGTGAATTTGAGATGAAAATTCTGAACACCGGAGAAATAGTCCATAATATGCCGGAGTTTGTCAGCGTTGCAGGATTGTATGTATAA
- a CDS encoding caspase family protein: MKRYGLMLSCEEYKEYDDICYCHSDALLLQETLVNYCDYGYSNLELIPAYIDDDTTPEQIYKKLSLLIDNADSDDTVMFYFAGHGMKIESEGFLILPNTKKSDIAKTAIELKKLNEIMLNKKCNCFIILDACHSGLSPRGEQISLFVETLSDKSCVTLASCSENECSYPDENLEQGVFTYYLAEAIKGSPLEQTILLDKLKVQICENLEEWCSQNYKKQTPTLVGTIVGNTSIATRNSKPYEYAIISYEKKEVTTVENTHLEITPSNNSDIVSPALWQSNSGIELPKVATLDVILNYNYQLKTRELSAISQNYNAGFFEMASESIWNRSIAILRNRVLALGLQFVSEMVGIDNLDYIQNLPAFEVINLAMELGFINATGKMRLTHANEIVQHYLERDVMEEMPQNESDSVIRPCIQYILGYEDSNIQIEYTDFRTSLKVEDFSGNPTKLESLNASPYFYKKTTIRTLVNLLSSTEGAEFETVESNFILIIKTIWKDLTSDDKYFLGLTFSKHKNDGNTKLISAFTKALMSVRGFDYVPENLRSLTFIEAAKNLKSIHYAMNNFYNEPSAVKELNRMGTKIPKPAIKECISATLMVLLGNAYGRSFEAIEPAEDILQKLSQSDWIYYIEQCLPHDEEVLQKISSGGARVERWCNIVKEFDLKSFEYQNSKIQEFIKFSANLDKNNAKSCANSFYKKLINLN; this comes from the coding sequence ATGAAACGATATGGATTAATGCTTAGTTGTGAAGAATATAAAGAATATGATGATATTTGTTATTGCCACAGCGATGCGCTTCTGTTACAAGAGACACTCGTAAATTATTGTGACTATGGTTATTCAAACCTGGAATTGATCCCAGCATATATTGATGATGACACTACCCCTGAACAAATATATAAAAAGTTATCATTACTTATAGATAATGCGGATTCTGATGATACCGTTATGTTTTATTTTGCAGGACATGGTATGAAAATTGAATCAGAAGGTTTTTTAATATTACCCAATACTAAGAAAAGTGATATTGCTAAAACAGCGATTGAGCTGAAAAAACTAAATGAAATTATGTTAAATAAAAAATGTAATTGTTTTATAATTTTAGATGCATGTCATTCTGGCCTTTCGCCTCGAGGAGAACAAATTAGTTTGTTTGTTGAAACCCTATCTGATAAAAGCTGTGTAACTTTAGCTTCTTGTTCTGAAAATGAATGTAGCTATCCTGATGAAAACTTGGAACAAGGGGTCTTTACCTATTATCTTGCTGAGGCTATAAAAGGTAGTCCATTGGAACAAACAATACTTTTGGACAAATTAAAAGTTCAAATATGCGAGAATTTGGAGGAATGGTGTTCTCAAAATTACAAAAAGCAAACACCTACTTTAGTTGGAACAATAGTTGGAAATACGTCTATTGCAACTAGAAATTCCAAACCTTATGAATATGCAATTATTTCGTATGAAAAAAAGGAGGTTACTACAGTGGAAAACACACATTTAGAAATTACTCCATCGAATAATTCAGATATAGTTTCTCCGGCTCTTTGGCAAAGTAATTCAGGCATAGAACTTCCTAAAGTTGCGACTTTAGATGTTATATTGAATTATAATTATCAATTGAAAACGCGGGAATTATCTGCAATTTCCCAAAATTATAATGCCGGTTTCTTTGAAATGGCATCTGAATCTATTTGGAATCGATCTATTGCTATTTTACGAAATAGAGTTTTGGCATTAGGTCTTCAGTTTGTCAGTGAAATGGTAGGAATTGACAATCTTGACTATATTCAGAACCTACCTGCTTTTGAAGTAATAAACCTAGCAATGGAGTTAGGATTTATAAATGCTACAGGAAAAATGCGATTAACACATGCTAATGAAATAGTTCAGCATTATTTGGAGCGTGATGTTATGGAAGAAATGCCCCAAAACGAAAGTGATTCTGTTATCAGACCTTGTATACAATATATTTTAGGATATGAAGATTCAAATATTCAAATTGAGTATACGGATTTTAGAACAAGTTTAAAAGTTGAGGATTTTTCTGGCAATCCTACAAAGCTTGAATCTCTTAATGCTAGTCCATATTTTTATAAAAAAACAACAATACGAACTTTGGTTAATTTGCTTTCATCAACGGAAGGCGCTGAATTTGAAACAGTAGAGTCAAATTTCATTTTAATAATTAAAACAATTTGGAAAGACCTTACATCAGATGATAAATATTTTTTAGGATTAACATTCAGTAAACATAAAAATGATGGAAATACTAAACTTATTTCAGCATTTACAAAAGCCTTAATGTCTGTTCGTGGTTTTGATTATGTTCCAGAAAACTTACGTTCTTTGACCTTTATTGAAGCCGCTAAAAATCTTAAAAGTATACATTATGCTATGAATAATTTTTATAATGAACCTAGTGCCGTTAAAGAATTAAATAGAATGGGAACGAAAATTCCAAAACCAGCAATTAAAGAATGTATTAGTGCTACATTAATGGTTCTTTTAGGAAATGCTTATGGAAGATCCTTTGAGGCTATTGAGCCTGCAGAGGATATATTACAAAAACTTTCTCAAAGCGATTGGATCTATTATATCGAGCAATGTTTACCTCACGATGAAGAAGTTCTTCAAAAAATTTCTTCTGGAGGTGCGCGTGTAGAGCGTTGGTGTAATATCGTCAAAGAATTTGATCTTAAATCCTTTGAGTATCAAAATTCTAAAATACAAGAGTTTATTAAGTTTTCAGCTAATTTGGATAAAAACAATGCCAAATCTTGTGCTAATTCATTTTATAAAAAATTAATTAATTTGAATTAA
- a CDS encoding DUF3791 domain-containing protein yields the protein MDAERVYQAFTEKSDILNGYIVLEYEVLHTQSREYIVDDLLDVMKEKEVEV from the coding sequence GTGGATGCAGAACGTGTCTATCAGGCATTTACAGAAAAGAGCGATATTCTGAATGGCTATATTGTGCTAGAATATGAAGTGCTGCATACTCAGAGCAGGGAATATATTGTAGACGATCTTCTTGATGTGATGAAAGAAAAGGAAGTGGAAGTATGA